A window of Paenibacillus polygoni contains these coding sequences:
- a CDS encoding LysR family transcriptional regulator — MFEEMQAFATVVEQSSLNQASKLLNLSQPALSRKIAKLEGELGVTLFNRKGKRLELTTIGRLTYDFALEQRQHQLKFLQSLAQFKDDTDSIITLGASLTTLQTTLPPLISAFMDNHPHAEIKLVTGKTHEIVSAVRDRRADVGIVASSISEPGLNCCPLFEDHLELVVPSTHPLSGKVSCMEDLQKLPMITFSKGTWYRKLTDDLFHRTGIMPDIRMEIDSFEAIIRLLPTCKAAALLPKSYVRPQLLSDNDLVTVQISELKQTLRTTCMIYGKKEELSATAKQWIQETNDFFACPPLTMMRLPFTR; from the coding sequence ATGTTTGAAGAAATGCAAGCCTTTGCTACCGTTGTAGAACAATCCAGTCTGAATCAGGCATCGAAACTGCTAAATCTATCCCAGCCGGCCTTATCACGAAAAATAGCCAAGCTCGAAGGTGAGCTTGGCGTTACACTCTTTAATCGGAAAGGAAAAAGGCTTGAACTGACGACCATCGGTCGTCTTACTTATGACTTTGCCCTAGAACAGCGTCAGCATCAATTGAAATTTCTGCAGTCCTTGGCTCAGTTTAAAGATGACACCGACAGTATCATCACACTAGGAGCAAGTCTTACAACGCTTCAAACTACGCTGCCTCCCCTGATCTCAGCTTTTATGGATAACCATCCCCATGCAGAGATTAAGCTCGTCACAGGAAAAACACATGAGATTGTATCGGCAGTCAGAGATCGGCGAGCGGATGTAGGCATCGTTGCTTCATCTATCAGTGAGCCAGGTCTAAATTGTTGTCCTTTATTTGAGGACCATCTAGAACTTGTAGTCCCCAGCACTCATCCGCTGAGCGGAAAAGTATCATGCATGGAAGATTTACAGAAACTGCCGATGATTACTTTTTCCAAGGGGACATGGTACCGCAAATTAACGGACGATCTGTTTCACCGAACGGGAATTATGCCTGATATTCGTATGGAGATTGATTCCTTTGAGGCTATTATCCGTCTGCTTCCTACTTGTAAAGCAGCCGCTTTACTCCCTAAATCCTACGTTAGACCGCAGCTGCTGTCAGACAATGATCTAGTCACAGTACAGATCTCTGAGCTGAAGCAGACGCTGCGAACGACCTGTATGATCTATGGAAAAAAAGAAGAGCTCAGCGCAACCGCCAAGCAGTGGATTCAGGAAACAAATGATTTTTTTGCATGCCCGCCGCTTACCATGATGCGTCTTCCTTTTACTCGTTAA